A window of the Bacillus sp. A301a_S52 genome harbors these coding sequences:
- a CDS encoding aspartate kinase has translation MKVVKFGGSSLASGAQFNKVANIILSDSERKIVVVSAPGKRYSEDIKTTDLLVALAQAIHEEGEQEKALEAVIQRFADIVSDLTLDKTLLTNIDRELRKLISQYENDAPRLMDALMASGENQNAKLMAAYLSKRGKEATYVSPEKAGLLVTDDPGNARILPEAYEKLRNLKQMNGILVIPGFFGVSKQGHIVTFPRGGSDITGSIVAAGVEAEVYENFTDVDSVYSVNPQLVNSPKEMREITYREMRELAYSGFSVFHDEALQPVVTKKIPVCVKNTNHPEAEGTRIVAERSQNGCPVVGIASDKGFLSINITKYLMNKEVGFGRHLLEILEDECISFEHTPSGIDNISIILRDHQLRNGKEERILERIRTELKVEDVQVERDLAMVMVVGEGMCRTVGIASKATEALAEAGVNIKMINQGSSEVSMMFGVDAKHADLAVQSLYYKYFTPVNHM, from the coding sequence ATGAAGGTCGTAAAATTTGGTGGAAGCTCACTTGCGAGCGGTGCACAATTTAATAAAGTAGCAAACATTATTTTATCTGATTCAGAACGAAAAATTGTGGTTGTGTCAGCTCCAGGGAAGCGCTATTCTGAGGACATAAAAACAACGGATTTATTAGTTGCACTGGCTCAAGCTATTCATGAAGAAGGAGAGCAAGAGAAAGCTTTAGAAGCAGTGATTCAACGTTTTGCAGATATCGTATCAGATTTAACTCTAGATAAAACGTTACTGACCAATATAGACCGTGAACTCAGGAAGTTAATATCGCAGTATGAAAATGATGCTCCGAGACTTATGGACGCTCTCATGGCAAGTGGAGAAAACCAAAATGCCAAGCTCATGGCTGCTTATTTATCAAAACGGGGGAAGGAAGCGACTTATGTGTCGCCAGAGAAAGCTGGTCTACTTGTAACTGATGATCCTGGAAATGCTCGTATTTTGCCTGAGGCTTATGAGAAATTGAGGAATCTTAAACAGATGAACGGTATTTTGGTTATTCCGGGGTTTTTCGGTGTTTCAAAGCAGGGACATATTGTGACATTTCCGCGAGGGGGCTCCGATATTACCGGTTCGATTGTAGCTGCAGGTGTGGAAGCGGAAGTATATGAAAATTTCACTGATGTTGATTCCGTTTATTCCGTTAATCCGCAACTTGTTAATTCCCCTAAAGAAATGAGAGAAATTACGTACCGTGAAATGCGAGAGCTTGCTTATTCTGGCTTTTCTGTTTTTCATGATGAAGCATTACAGCCTGTCGTAACAAAGAAGATACCAGTCTGTGTTAAAAATACGAATCACCCTGAAGCAGAGGGGACTAGGATTGTGGCTGAACGTTCACAAAATGGTTGCCCAGTTGTAGGAATTGCCAGTGATAAAGGCTTTCTTAGTATTAATATTACTAAGTATTTAATGAACAAAGAAGTGGGTTTTGGCCGTCATCTATTAGAAATATTAGAAGATGAATGTATTTCCTTCGAGCATACGCCTTCAGGAATAGATAATATATCGATTATTTTACGGGACCATCAGCTTCGTAATGGTAAAGAAGAGAGAATCCTTGAACGAATCCGTACCGAGCTTAAGGTTGAAGATGTCCAAGTAGAACGAGATCTCGCCATGGTGATGGTGGTAGGAGAAGGTATGTGTCGTACTGTAGGGATTGCCTCAAAAGCAACGGAAGCTCTCGCTGAGGCAGGTGTGAATATTAAGATGATTAACCAAGGATCTTCCGAGGTGAGTATGATGTTCGGTGTGGATGCGAAGCATGCCGACTTGGCAGTTCAGAGCTTATACTATAAATATTTTACCCCTGTTAATCACATGTAA
- a CDS encoding Cof-type HAD-IIB family hydrolase gives MKNRKLFFFDIDGTLLDHDKQLPASTEAAVKQLIEKGHFVAIATGRAPFMFKELRENLGITSYLSFNGQYGVFEGEPIIKKPLDKEELARLTVEATKRDHPLVYMNERDMKANIPYHPQIETSIGTLHFEHPDYDPAFLEGRDIYQSLIFFAEEEDELYIDNYEKFDFVRWHEYSSDVVPAGGSKANGVETMMNKLGMTKEDVYVFGDGPNDVEMINFTPNSVAMGNGVEPVKKAASFVTKDVSDDGIVYALKHLGIL, from the coding sequence ATGAAGAATAGAAAACTGTTTTTTTTCGATATTGATGGCACTTTATTAGACCATGACAAACAATTACCAGCATCGACGGAAGCGGCCGTAAAACAATTGATAGAAAAAGGTCATTTTGTGGCTATTGCGACGGGAAGAGCGCCGTTTATGTTTAAGGAACTTCGTGAAAATCTTGGGATTACCTCCTATTTAAGCTTTAATGGGCAATATGGGGTATTTGAAGGAGAGCCGATAATAAAAAAGCCTCTGGATAAGGAAGAATTAGCCCGTCTAACTGTTGAAGCAACTAAGCGAGATCATCCACTCGTTTACATGAATGAACGTGATATGAAAGCGAACATTCCTTATCATCCTCAAATTGAAACCAGCATTGGTACACTTCATTTTGAGCACCCTGATTATGATCCTGCCTTTCTTGAAGGACGAGATATTTATCAATCACTCATCTTCTTTGCAGAAGAGGAAGACGAACTTTACATAGATAACTATGAAAAATTTGATTTTGTCAGATGGCATGAATATTCATCAGATGTGGTTCCCGCTGGAGGCTCGAAAGCCAATGGTGTAGAAACGATGATGAACAAGCTCGGTATGACAAAAGAGGATGTTTACGTTTTTGGTGATGGTCCGAATGATGTAGAGATGATAAATTTCACCCCTAATAGTGTGGCGATGGGGAATGGGGTAGAGCCAGTAAAAAAAGCTGCTTCTTTTGTAACAAAGGATGTTAGCGACGATGGAATTGTTTATGCGTTAAAACATTTAGGAATATTATAA
- a CDS encoding sodium:glutamate symporter, which yields MSAEQIGFAFILLGLFIVIGKWVRVYTPLLQQLFLPSSIIAGLIALLVGPEVLGRLMTTLTSEDHLLSQGIINLATLDVWEALPGLFINIVFATLFLGKSLPSLNKVWHIGGPQVAMGQMVSWGQYVIGLLLVLLILTPFFGVNPLAGALIEISFVGGHGTAAGLGNTFAELGFAEGQDLAIGLATVGILTGVIVGIILINWGARKGHGQYVGGAQKLSSTGRNGIVELDNRDSGADMTTRPESIEPLSLHLAYVGIAIFVGWVLLEGLILLEAYTWGAWTDVYLMIYVPLFPLAMAGGIITQAFSDRFDKFRVIDRKMINRIGGFSLDILIISALATISLSVIGENIIAFISLALVGIIWNIFAFLFLAPKMIPSYWFERGIGDFGQATGITATGLLLMKVADPENKTPALEGFGYKQILFEPFVGGGLFTAASLPLIFQFGPTAILIFSAIMTLFWLLFGLFYFGKK from the coding sequence ATGTCAGCTGAACAAATTGGATTTGCTTTTATACTATTAGGACTCTTCATCGTGATTGGAAAATGGGTAAGAGTCTACACACCACTACTCCAACAACTCTTCCTACCCTCTTCTATTATCGCTGGCCTCATCGCTTTATTAGTGGGCCCTGAAGTGTTAGGCCGCTTAATGACAACTTTAACTTCAGAAGATCATTTATTATCCCAAGGCATCATTAATCTCGCTACACTTGACGTCTGGGAAGCATTACCGGGTCTATTCATCAACATTGTATTCGCTACGCTATTTCTCGGAAAATCGCTGCCAAGTTTAAATAAAGTTTGGCATATAGGTGGGCCCCAAGTCGCTATGGGGCAAATGGTTTCTTGGGGACAATATGTTATTGGCCTCCTGTTAGTACTGCTCATTTTAACGCCTTTTTTCGGAGTTAATCCGTTAGCTGGTGCTTTAATTGAAATTAGTTTTGTCGGTGGACACGGTACTGCAGCAGGGCTTGGAAACACGTTTGCAGAGCTTGGTTTTGCAGAAGGACAAGATTTAGCAATAGGCCTTGCTACCGTCGGAATTTTAACAGGGGTTATCGTCGGTATTATCCTCATTAACTGGGGTGCTCGAAAAGGACACGGGCAGTATGTTGGAGGGGCGCAAAAACTATCGAGCACAGGAAGAAATGGTATTGTAGAGCTAGACAATCGAGATTCAGGAGCAGATATGACAACACGTCCTGAATCGATTGAACCTTTATCCTTACACCTTGCTTATGTGGGGATCGCTATTTTTGTGGGATGGGTACTGTTAGAAGGACTTATTCTCCTTGAAGCTTATACATGGGGCGCATGGACAGATGTATACTTAATGATTTATGTGCCGTTATTCCCTTTAGCTATGGCAGGGGGTATTATTACGCAAGCATTTTCAGATAGATTTGATAAATTTAGAGTAATTGACAGAAAAATGATTAATCGTATTGGTGGTTTTTCATTAGATATCCTTATTATTAGCGCTCTCGCTACCATCTCACTATCCGTTATCGGCGAAAACATTATCGCCTTCATCAGTTTAGCTCTAGTTGGAATCATTTGGAACATTTTTGCCTTTCTTTTTCTCGCTCCAAAGATGATCCCATCCTATTGGTTTGAACGAGGAATTGGCGATTTTGGGCAAGCAACTGGTATTACCGCTACAGGGTTATTACTTATGAAAGTCGCAGATCCTGAAAATAAAACACCTGCATTAGAAGGGTTTGGCTATAAGCAAATTTTATTTGAACCATTTGTTGGTGGAGGCCTTTTCACAGCTGCTTCCTTACCGCTTATATTCCAATTTGGTCCCACTGCTATTCTTATTTTTTCGGCTATCATGACATTGTTTTGGTTACTGTTCGGGCTATTTTATTTCGGTAAAAAATAG
- a CDS encoding glutathione ABC transporter substrate-binding protein: MFKSKTLKAALLSVSMVVALSACASEPDNNAGNDAAPADNGNANNAEGGDATDADVDTDNLVIGTLSDAEAMDPHGSNDNPSSNVQTNIFETLLTQTADMELEPLLATEWEATADDVWEFTLRDDVTFHDGSEFNADVVKANIDRILDEDVASPRSFLYNMVEEVVVVDDYTVEFHTEYPFAPLPSHLAHNGGGMISLEAIEADYEAMEDGGQPGDYINENPIGSGFFKFEEWQTGDRVELVRNDDYWGEPAQVQSVTFKVVPEDLTRIGELETGAAHIIYPVSPSDKARVENTDGIDVDEIESLSLAYIGFNLQKEPFDDPLVRQALSMAINKDDIIEGVLEGIGTPAVGPIGEQVFGFSDEVEALPYDPERAQELLAEAGYEDGFETTIWTNDNRERMDMAELVQAQLAVIGVDVEIEVLEWGAFLDNTAQGEHDMFILGWVTVTGDADYGMHALFHSDHHGEAGNRSFIANDELDNLLDQAREETDESTREGLYKEAMEILVDEAPMLYLYHQTYLVGVRDEVQGFWKHPNGLYQLHDVSIEN; this comes from the coding sequence ATGTTTAAGAGCAAGACGTTAAAAGCTGCGCTTTTATCGGTCTCAATGGTAGTTGCTTTAAGTGCTTGTGCCAGTGAGCCGGATAATAACGCAGGAAATGACGCAGCCCCAGCAGATAATGGGAATGCTAATAACGCTGAAGGTGGGGACGCTACAGACGCTGATGTAGATACGGATAACCTTGTTATCGGCACACTATCAGATGCGGAAGCGATGGATCCACACGGTTCCAATGATAATCCTTCAAGTAATGTTCAAACAAATATTTTCGAGACGTTGCTTACCCAAACGGCAGATATGGAGCTTGAGCCGTTACTAGCTACGGAATGGGAAGCGACAGCTGACGATGTTTGGGAATTCACACTTCGTGACGATGTCACATTCCACGACGGTTCAGAATTTAACGCTGACGTCGTAAAGGCGAATATCGATCGTATTCTTGATGAAGATGTGGCATCACCACGTTCTTTCTTATATAACATGGTAGAGGAAGTTGTCGTCGTTGATGACTATACAGTAGAATTTCATACGGAGTACCCTTTTGCACCACTTCCATCTCACTTAGCCCATAATGGTGGCGGGATGATCTCATTAGAAGCGATTGAAGCTGACTACGAGGCGATGGAAGATGGCGGTCAACCTGGTGACTACATTAATGAAAACCCTATAGGATCAGGCTTTTTCAAATTTGAAGAGTGGCAAACCGGAGATCGTGTTGAACTTGTCCGTAACGACGATTATTGGGGTGAACCAGCACAAGTTCAGTCCGTTACGTTCAAAGTTGTACCAGAAGACTTAACACGTATCGGTGAGCTTGAAACAGGTGCAGCGCATATTATTTATCCTGTAAGCCCGAGTGATAAAGCGCGTGTTGAAAACACAGACGGTATTGATGTTGATGAAATAGAAAGCTTAAGCCTTGCTTATATTGGTTTTAACTTACAAAAAGAGCCATTTGATGACCCGCTTGTACGACAAGCTCTGTCAATGGCGATTAATAAAGACGACATTATTGAAGGTGTTCTTGAAGGAATAGGTACACCGGCTGTTGGGCCTATCGGTGAGCAAGTATTCGGTTTCAGTGATGAAGTTGAGGCATTACCTTACGACCCAGAGCGTGCCCAAGAGCTTCTAGCTGAAGCAGGCTACGAGGATGGTTTTGAAACAACAATTTGGACGAACGATAACCGTGAACGTATGGATATGGCTGAGCTTGTCCAAGCCCAATTAGCTGTTATCGGCGTTGACGTTGAAATTGAAGTACTTGAATGGGGGGCATTCCTTGATAACACAGCTCAAGGCGAGCACGATATGTTTATCCTTGGCTGGGTAACGGTAACAGGGGACGCTGACTACGGTATGCACGCGTTATTCCACTCTGACCACCATGGTGAAGCAGGTAACCGTTCATTTATCGCGAATGATGAGCTTGATAACCTCCTTGACCAAGCGCGTGAAGAAACAGACGAATCAACACGTGAAGGGCTATATAAAGAAGCGATGGAAATTCTTGTGGACGAGGCGCCAATGCTTTACCTTTATCACCAAACTTACCTAGTTGGTGTACGTGATGAAGTACAAGGCTTCTGGAAGCATCCAAATGGTTTATACCAATTACATGACGTTTCTATTGAAAACTAA
- the metA gene encoding homoserine O-succinyltransferase, which translates to MPIRIPRHLPAAQILERENIFVMDDERAITQDIRPLNIVILNLMPEKQKTEAHLLRLLGNTPLQVNITFLKTATYEAKNVSASHMREFYTEFSNIRHKRFDGMIITGAPIEHLDFENVHYWKEITEIMDWAEKHVTSIMHICWGAQAALYHHYGITKFPLQEKCSGIFHHRIYHGENPIKLLRGFDDEFIAPHSRYTNISEEELIQHPELKLVASSQEAGPFLIMSQDGKHIMATGHLEYDTDTLKEEYERDLNRGLSAHLPVHYFPNNDPNEKPLNRWRSHAHLLFSNWLNYYVYQETPYVWE; encoded by the coding sequence ATGCCTATTAGAATTCCTCGGCACCTACCGGCAGCTCAGATATTAGAAAGAGAGAATATATTTGTCATGGATGACGAACGGGCAATTACGCAAGATATACGCCCATTAAATATAGTCATTCTAAACCTCATGCCTGAAAAGCAAAAAACAGAAGCCCATCTTCTGAGGCTTTTAGGGAACACTCCCTTACAAGTCAATATTACATTCTTAAAAACAGCGACGTACGAGGCAAAAAATGTGAGCGCCTCTCATATGAGAGAATTTTACACTGAGTTTTCTAATATTCGCCATAAACGATTTGACGGTATGATCATTACAGGAGCACCTATTGAGCATCTTGATTTTGAGAATGTTCACTATTGGAAAGAGATAACAGAAATAATGGATTGGGCTGAGAAACATGTCACCTCCATTATGCATATTTGTTGGGGCGCTCAAGCAGCGTTATACCATCATTACGGCATAACTAAATTTCCTCTCCAAGAGAAATGTTCGGGGATTTTTCACCACCGTATTTATCATGGGGAAAACCCTATTAAGCTATTACGTGGGTTTGACGATGAATTTATCGCTCCTCATTCTAGATACACAAACATATCTGAAGAAGAGCTTATTCAACATCCTGAGCTTAAATTAGTTGCCTCCTCTCAAGAAGCAGGACCATTTCTTATTATGTCTCAGGACGGAAAACACATTATGGCAACAGGGCATTTAGAATATGATACTGACACTTTAAAAGAAGAATATGAGCGAGATTTAAATCGAGGATTAAGTGCTCACCTCCCTGTACACTACTTTCCTAATAACGACCCGAATGAGAAGCCATTAAATAGGTGGCGTTCACATGCCCATTTACTATTTTCTAATTGGCTGAATTACTATGTGTATCAGGAAACACCCTATGTCTGGGAATGA
- a CDS encoding FAD-dependent oxidoreductase, protein MDIQSGTYYWPTTMTPPPTYPQLTEDLNCDVLIIGGGSSGAQCAYYLANHHLDVVVVEKNLIGLGSTAANTALIQYAGEKMFTDLINSFGEDPIIRHIHLCNQAINDIEEAQTICSTPFEFRRKKSLYFASTDDDLIKLKQEADFLHKHGCPIDMWNETTISSHYSFSKAGAILFQQDGEINPFKFTHALLEYATSKNVSIYENTSVSGMTFQHDRVKARTRNGHIIKAKKIIIASGYEGTDIRKEPNTSFVSTYTVTTKPLQRFNDWYERSLIWETARPYTYIRTTADNRVIIGGLDDSTNFPEVRDSKLINKRNKLIKEFNKLFPHLHVEPDFASAAFYGGTRDGLPIIGEYSDYPHCYFLFAFGDNGTVYSMILAKLLAETIIHKPPSDSNLYHSSRPLIAKNR, encoded by the coding sequence TTGGATATACAGTCTGGCACATATTATTGGCCCACTACAATGACACCTCCCCCGACCTACCCTCAGCTCACAGAAGATTTAAACTGTGATGTTCTAATCATCGGGGGAGGCTCTTCAGGGGCACAGTGTGCTTATTATCTCGCTAACCATCATCTCGATGTTGTTGTCGTTGAAAAGAATCTTATTGGATTAGGCAGTACAGCGGCTAACACGGCACTGATCCAATATGCTGGCGAAAAAATGTTTACGGATTTAATTAACAGCTTTGGTGAAGACCCTATTATTCGTCATATTCACTTATGTAATCAAGCGATTAACGACATAGAAGAAGCACAAACTATCTGCTCAACACCTTTTGAGTTTAGGCGAAAAAAAAGTTTATATTTCGCTAGTACGGATGATGATTTAATAAAACTAAAACAGGAAGCGGACTTCCTCCACAAACATGGCTGTCCCATTGATATGTGGAATGAGACAACCATTTCTTCGCACTATTCATTTAGCAAGGCTGGGGCTATTCTCTTTCAACAGGATGGTGAAATTAACCCTTTTAAGTTTACCCATGCCTTACTGGAGTATGCTACTAGTAAGAATGTCTCTATTTACGAAAATACATCAGTAAGTGGAATGACATTTCAACACGACCGCGTGAAGGCTCGAACTCGCAATGGGCATATTATCAAAGCCAAAAAAATAATCATTGCATCAGGATACGAAGGAACAGATATACGAAAAGAACCAAATACCTCCTTTGTCAGCACATACACAGTGACAACAAAACCGTTACAGCGTTTTAATGACTGGTATGAACGTTCGCTCATTTGGGAAACAGCTCGCCCCTATACGTATATTCGGACGACAGCTGACAATCGCGTCATTATCGGAGGCCTTGACGATTCAACCAACTTTCCTGAGGTTAGAGATAGCAAACTGATTAATAAACGGAATAAGCTTATTAAAGAGTTCAACAAGCTATTTCCTCACCTTCACGTGGAGCCAGACTTTGCATCAGCTGCCTTTTATGGTGGCACCCGTGATGGTCTTCCTATTATTGGTGAGTACTCTGATTACCCTCATTGTTATTTTCTATTTGCTTTTGGTGACAATGGAACCGTCTATAGTATGATTCTTGCAAAACTTCTTGCTGAAACAATTATTCATAAGCCACCTTCTGACAGCAACCTATATCATTCGTCACGCCCATTAATAGCAAAAAATAGATAA